One stretch of Opisthocomus hoazin isolate bOpiHoa1 chromosome 18, bOpiHoa1.hap1, whole genome shotgun sequence DNA includes these proteins:
- the ZNF335 gene encoding zinc finger protein 335 isoform X8: MEENAVASSSDAAPAAREEPSESGLGVGSSEAVSADSSDAAAPGPLSRADDSGVGQSSDSSGVSLEEVSESSSSTDGIPRIYLPDSSSIAQSTLVSSVSTVSQSVMVSESPQVLVHSSVITDGASVVSDSTASTSSDLGSAIDKIIESTIGPDIIQSCIAVTSAEDGGAETTQYLILQGPDDGAPMVSQMTTSALANSLAIEAVADGPTSTCLDQPGPSDPCEQSEVLELPARPDKAREADGGEELDQPDMETLEEMMEVVVVQQFKCKMCQYKSVSKKTLINHMKERHFQPAGSALALKKGRPRKGGSAPKTAEEEVPEEEEDDDIMDAGAIDDPEEDSDYNPAEDEPRGRQPKFGRTLPTSSEERPRRRPGRPRKFPRLEGMPQDVPEGGDVEPLVTSQSTPSRELQDGEAASSSGLENGTSESLAEPSISQSDSENKDPSSNTGLEEADVVPRRRGRPSRRFLGKKYRKYYYKSPKPLMRPYLCRICGSRFLTHDDLRFHVNSHEANDPQLFKCLQCSYRSRRWSSLKEHMFNHVGSKPYKCEECSYTSVYKKDVIRHSTVHSRDRKKRADPPPKLNSFPCPVCNRIYPMQKRLTQHMKTHSTEKPHMCDKCGKSFKKRYTFKMHLLTHIQAIANRRFKCEFCDYVCEDKKVLLNHQLSHMNDKPYKCSFCKYSTFREDFLVSHMAVKHTGGKPFACEFCHFTTKHKKNLRLHVHCRHADSFEEWAQRHPEEPPCRRRPFFTLQQIEELKQQHSQVQAPAEPEASPPAPLGPVTYHAVQAIPGAEPPILSQDSLGGATIIYEQDVAGSAELATQTALDLLLNMSAQRELATGSLQVAVVKPGDSGEAPAPCEPQGQEEGTEMDLKEQQQELVTLHMTEPGETLVQEAYEEATLGGSELQQITIPFGGTAEYSIITPISEEIQAPGTLYSEEESPAETSHAVVVSEAVMTEEALKEQNNHYIMSSSISGSQFHHIEPLSGDTAFPSPAEGQEAQPPGVKWPPVQCVTRQLQKDSSLSPASEGQEISSPKVKWPALQGMAKKLSCKVSTAKKLSCKISTAKKFSCKICTAMFTGRAEMESHKRAHIGPSTFKCPDCPFTAALWPEVRSHMVQHASLRPHKCTHCSFASKNKKDLRRHMLTHTNEKPFVCQICGQRFNRNGHLKFHMQRLHSSEAKRLGAPAAAAQTIILNSDEDTLATLQTALQSGQAVLAPERLQQALGQEHIIVAQEQGIASQEEAAYIQEITTADGQTVQHLVTSDNQVQYIIAQDGVQHLLPHEYVVVPEGHHIQVQDGQITHIQYEQGSQFLQEPQIQYMPVSPEQQLVTQAQLEAAAHSAVSAVADAAMAQAQGVFTAEATAEQIQQLQQGIRYDVITLAD, encoded by the exons ATGGAGGAGAATGCGGTGGCGAGCAGCAGTGAcgcggccccggcggcgcgggAGGAGCCCTCCGAGAGCGGCCTGGGCGTCGGGAGCTCGGAGGCCGTGTCGGCGGACAGCAGCGacgccgccgcccccgggcccctCTCCCGGGCGGACGACTCCGGCGTGGGGCAGAGCTCCGACAGCAGCGGGGTCTCCCTG GAAGAGGTGTCGgagagcagctccagcacagaTGGCATTCCCCGGATTTACCTGCCAGACTCATCCTCCATCGCCCAGTCCACCTTGGTCTCCAGTGTCTCCACCGTGAGCCAGTCCGTCATGGTGTCAGAGTCCCCACAAGTCCTGGTCCACTCCAGCGTCATCACTGATGGAGCCTCTGTCGTCTCGGACTCCACTGCCTCGACTTCCTCAGACCTGGGTTCTGCCATCGACAAAATCATCGAGTCGACGATTGGGCCTGACATCATCCAGA gctGCATCGCTGTGACCAGCGCAGAGGATGGCGGGGCAGAGACAACGCAGTACCTCATTCTGCAAGGCCCTGATGACG GTGCCCCCATGGTGTCCCAGATGACCACCTCTGCTCTGGCCAATAGCTTGGCCATAGAAGCTGTTGCTGATGGACCTACGTCCACATGCCTTGACCAGCCCGGCCCTTCAGACCCTTGTGAGCAGTCGGAAGTGCTGGAGCTGCCTGCACGGCCAGACAAGGCCCGCGAGGCAGATGGTGGGGAGGAGCTGGATCAGCCGGACATGGAGACCCTGGAAGAGAtgatggaggtggtggtggtgcagcAGTTCAAGTGCAAGATGTGTCAGTACAAGAGTGTCTCTAAGAAAACGCTAATTAACCACATGAAAGAGCGGCACTTCCAGCCAG CGGGTTCAGCTCTGGCGTTGAAGAAAGGACGTCCACGAAAGGGCGGATCTGCCCCAAAGACTGCGGAGGAGGAGGTCCCAGAAGAAGAAGAGGATGATGATATCATGGATGCTGGCGCTATTGATGACCCTGAAG AGGACAGTGACTATAACCCAGCCGAGGATGAGCCCCGTGGGCGACAGCCCAAGTTCGGCCGCACTCTCCCCACATCCAGCGAGGAGAGGCCGCGTCGGCGCCCGGGGAGGCCCCGAAAGTTTCCTCGTCTGGAGGGCATGCCCCAGGACGTGCCTGAAG GAGGGGATGTGGAGCCCTTGGTGACGTCCCAGAGCACACCAAGCCGTGAGCTGCAGGATGGGGAAGCAGCCAGTTCCTCCGGCCTGGAGAATGGGACCAGCGAGAGCCTGGCGGAGCCCAGCATCAGCCAGTCGGACTCTGAGAACAAGGACCCTTCCTCCAACACCGGCCTCGAGGAGGCAGACGTCGTCCCCAGGAGGCGAGGGCGGCCCTCCCGCCGCTTCCTGGGCAAGAAATACCGCAA GTACTACTACAAGTCACCCAAGCCCCTGATGAGACCGTACCTGTGTCGGATCTGCGGCTCGCGTTTCCTCACGCATGATGATCTGCGTTTCCACGTCAACTCGCACGAGGCCAATGACCCGCAGCTCTTCAAGTGTCTTCAGTGCAGCTACCGCTCCCGGCGCTGGTCCTCCCTCAAG GAACACATGTTCAACCACGTGGGCAGCAAACCCTACAAGTGCGAGGAGTGCAGCTACACCAGCGTGTACAAGAAGGACGTCATCCGGCACTCCACGGTGCACAGCCGGGACAG gaaaaagagaGCTGATCCG cccccaaaGCTGAACTCCTTCCCGTGCCCCGTATGCAACCGTATCTACCCCATGCAGAAGAGGCTGACGCAGCACATGAAGACGCACAGCACAGAGAAGCCACACATGTGTGACAAG TGCGGGAAGTCCTTTAAGAAGCGCTACACCTTCAAGATGCACCTGCTGACGCACATCCAGGCCATTGCCAACCGCAG GTTCAAGTGTGAGTTCTGTGACTATGTCTGCGAGGACAAAAAGGTCCTGCTGAACCACCAGCTGTCGCACATGAACGACAAGCCCTACAAGTGCAGCTTCTGCAAGTACTCCACGTTCCGGGAGGACTTCCTGGTCTCGCACATGGCTGTCAAGCACACGG GAGGGAAGCCGTTCGCTTGCGAGTTCTGTCACTTCACCACCAAGCACAAGAAGAACCTGCGCCTGCACGTGCACTGCCGCCACGCCGACTCCTTCGAGGAGTGGGCGCAGAGGCACCCCGAGGAgccgccctgccgccgccgccccttcttCACCCTGCAGCAGATCGaggagctgaagcagcagcacagccaggtgCAGGCCCCAGCTGAGCCAGAGGCCAGTCCACCG GCACCTCTTGGCCCTGTCACCTACCACGCAGTCCAGGCCATCCCAGGAGCAGAGCCCCCCATCCTCTCGCAGGATTCCCTGGGAGGGGCCACCATCATTTACGAACAAG ATGTGGCTGGATCAGCAGAACTGGCCACACAGACTGCCCTGGATCTCCTGCTGAACATGAGCGCTCAGCGAGAGCTGGCCACGGGCTCGCTGCAG GTGGCAGTGGTGAAGCCAGGCGATTCGGGAGAGGCACCAGCCCCCTGTGAGCCGCAGGGACAGGAGGAGGGGACCGAGATGGACttgaaggagcagcagcaggagttgGTGACACTGCACATGACAGAGCCTGGGGAGACGCTGGTGCAGGAGGCTTACGAGGAGGCAACACTGGGTGGCTCAGAGCTGCAGCAGATCACAATCCCCTTTGGCGGAACGGCAGAGTACAGCATCATCACACCCATCAGCGAGGAGATTCAGGCTCCAGGCACGCTGTACAG cgaggaggagagcCCTGCGGAGACCTCCCATGCGGTTGTGGTGAGTGAGGCTGTGATGACAGAGGAAGCCCTGAAAGAGCAGAACAATCACTATATCATGTCGTCCAGCATCTCGGGGAGCCAGTTCCATCACATTGAG CCCCTCAGCGGGGACACTGCCTTTCCCTCTCCTGCGGAAGGCCAGGAGGCACAGCCCCCCGGCGTCAAGTGGCCCCCAGTGCAGTGTGTCACCAGGCAGCTCCAGAAGGACTCGTCTTTATCCCCAGCCTCCGAGGGGCAAGAAATCTCATCCCCAAAGGTCAAGTGGCCTGCACTTCAAGGCATGGCCAAGAAGCTCTCGTGCAAGGTTTCCACAGCCAAGAAGCTCTCGTGCAAGATTTCCACAGCCAAAAAGTTTTCATGCAAGATTTGCACAGCCATGTTCACAGGGAGAGCAGAAATGGAGAGTCACAAGAGAGCCCACATTGGGCCCAGCACTTTCAAGTGTCCCGACTGTCCGTTCACTGCAGCCCTCTGGCCGGAGGTTCGG AGCCACATGGTCCAGCATGCCAGCCTTCGGCCGCACAAGTGCACCCACTGCAGCTTCGCCTCCAAGAACAAGAAGGACCTGCGCAGGCACATGCTGACGCACACCAACGAGAAGCCCTTCGTCTGCCAGATCTGTGGGCAGAG GTTCAACCGTAACGGGCACCTCAAGTTCCACATGCAGCGTTTGCACAGCTCGGAGGCGAAGAGGCTGGGGGCACCGGCAGCTGCCGCCCAGACCATCATCCTGAACAGCGACGAGGACACGCTGGCCACCCTGCAGA CGGCCCTGCAGTCCGGCCAGGCGGTGCTGGCTCCGGAGCggctgcagcaggcgctgggGCAGGAACACATCATCGTCGCGCAGGAGCAGGGCATCGCGAGCCAG GAGGAGGCTGCGTACATCCAGGAGATCACGACTGCCGACGGACAGACAGTGCAGCACTTGGTGACCTCTGACAACCAG GTTCAGTACATTATTGCCCAGGATGGTGTACAGCACTTGCTTCCCCACGAGTACGTTGTTGTCCCGGAGGGACATCACATCCAG GTGCAGGATGGTCAGATCACCCACATCCAGTACGAGCAGGGCAGCCAGTTCCTCCAGGAGCCGCAG ATCCAGTACATGCCTGTCTCGCCCGAGCAGCAGCTCGTCACCCAGGCGCAGCTGGAAGCGGCTGCACACTCGGCAGTCTCAG cagtgGCTGATGCGGCGATGGCGCAGGCGCAGGGCGTGTTCACCGCCGAGGCGACGGCTGAGCAgatccagcagctgcagcaggggaTCCGCTACGACGTCATCACGCTGGCGGACTAG
- the ZNF335 gene encoding zinc finger protein 335 isoform X2, with protein sequence MEENAVASSSDAAPAAREEPSESGLGVGSSEAVSADSSDAAAPGPLSRADDSGVGQSSDSSGVSLEEVSESSSSTDGIPRIYLPDSSSIAQSTLVSSVSTVSQSVMVSESPQVLVHSSVITDGASVVSDSTASTSSDLGSAIDKIIESTIGPDIIQSCIAVTSAEDGGAETTQYLILQGPDDGAPMVSQMTTSALANSLAIEAVADGPTSTCLDQPGPSDPCEQSEVLELPARPDKAREADGGEELDQPDMETLEEMMEVVVVQQFKCKMCQYKSVSKKTLINHMKERHFQPAGSALALKKGRPRKGGSAPKTAEEEVPEEEEDDDIMDAGAIDDPEEDSDYNPAEDEPRGRQPKFGRTLPTSSEERPRRRPGRPRKFPRLEGMPQDVPEGGDVEPLVTSQSTPSRELQDGEAASSSGLENGTSESLAEPSISQSDSENKDPSSNTGLEEADVVPRRRGRPSRRFLGKKYRKYMGRRYYYKSPKPLMRPYLCRICGSRFLTHDDLRFHVNSHEANDPQLFKCLQCSYRSRRWSSLKEHMFNHVGSKPYKCEECSYTSVYKKDVIRHSTVHSRDRKKRADPPPKLNSFPCPVCNRIYPMQKRLTQHMKTHSTEKPHMCDKCGKSFKKRYTFKMHLLTHIQAIANRRFKCEFCDYVCEDKKVLLNHQLSHMNDKPYKCSFCKYSTFREDFLVSHMAVKHTGGKPFACEFCHFTTKHKKNLRLHVHCRHADSFEEWAQRHPEEPPCRRRPFFTLQQIEELKQQHSQVQAPAEPEASPPAPLGPVTYHAVQAIPGAEPPILSQDSLGGATIIYEQDVAGSAELATQTALDLLLNMSAQRELATGSLQVAVVKPGDSGEAPAPCEPQGQEEGTEMDLKEQQQELVTLHMTEPGETLVQEAYEEATLGGSELQQITIPFGGTAEYSIITPISEEIQAPGTLYSSEEESPAETSHAVVVSEAVMTEEALKEQNNHYIMSSSISGSQFHHIEPLSGDTAFPSPAEGQEAQPPGVKWPPVQCVTRQLQKDSSLSPASEGQEISSPKVKWPALQGMAKKLSCKVSTAKKLSCKISTAKKFSCKICTAMFTGRAEMESHKRAHIGPSTFKCPDCPFTAALWPEVRSHMVQHASLRPHKCTHCSFASKNKKDLRRHMLTHTNEKPFVCQICGQRFNRNGHLKFHMQRLHSSEAKRLGAPAAAAQTIILNSDEDTLATLQTALQSGQAVLAPERLQQALGQEHIIVAQEQGIASQEEAAYIQEITTADGQTVQHLVTSDNQVQYIIAQDGVQHLLPHEYVVVPEGHHIQVQDGQITHIQYEQGSQFLQEPQIQYMPVSPEQQLVTQAQLEAAAHSAVSAVADAAMAQAQGVFTAEATAEQIQQLQQGIRYDVITLAD encoded by the exons ATGGAGGAGAATGCGGTGGCGAGCAGCAGTGAcgcggccccggcggcgcgggAGGAGCCCTCCGAGAGCGGCCTGGGCGTCGGGAGCTCGGAGGCCGTGTCGGCGGACAGCAGCGacgccgccgcccccgggcccctCTCCCGGGCGGACGACTCCGGCGTGGGGCAGAGCTCCGACAGCAGCGGGGTCTCCCTG GAAGAGGTGTCGgagagcagctccagcacagaTGGCATTCCCCGGATTTACCTGCCAGACTCATCCTCCATCGCCCAGTCCACCTTGGTCTCCAGTGTCTCCACCGTGAGCCAGTCCGTCATGGTGTCAGAGTCCCCACAAGTCCTGGTCCACTCCAGCGTCATCACTGATGGAGCCTCTGTCGTCTCGGACTCCACTGCCTCGACTTCCTCAGACCTGGGTTCTGCCATCGACAAAATCATCGAGTCGACGATTGGGCCTGACATCATCCAGA gctGCATCGCTGTGACCAGCGCAGAGGATGGCGGGGCAGAGACAACGCAGTACCTCATTCTGCAAGGCCCTGATGACG GTGCCCCCATGGTGTCCCAGATGACCACCTCTGCTCTGGCCAATAGCTTGGCCATAGAAGCTGTTGCTGATGGACCTACGTCCACATGCCTTGACCAGCCCGGCCCTTCAGACCCTTGTGAGCAGTCGGAAGTGCTGGAGCTGCCTGCACGGCCAGACAAGGCCCGCGAGGCAGATGGTGGGGAGGAGCTGGATCAGCCGGACATGGAGACCCTGGAAGAGAtgatggaggtggtggtggtgcagcAGTTCAAGTGCAAGATGTGTCAGTACAAGAGTGTCTCTAAGAAAACGCTAATTAACCACATGAAAGAGCGGCACTTCCAGCCAG CGGGTTCAGCTCTGGCGTTGAAGAAAGGACGTCCACGAAAGGGCGGATCTGCCCCAAAGACTGCGGAGGAGGAGGTCCCAGAAGAAGAAGAGGATGATGATATCATGGATGCTGGCGCTATTGATGACCCTGAAG AGGACAGTGACTATAACCCAGCCGAGGATGAGCCCCGTGGGCGACAGCCCAAGTTCGGCCGCACTCTCCCCACATCCAGCGAGGAGAGGCCGCGTCGGCGCCCGGGGAGGCCCCGAAAGTTTCCTCGTCTGGAGGGCATGCCCCAGGACGTGCCTGAAG GAGGGGATGTGGAGCCCTTGGTGACGTCCCAGAGCACACCAAGCCGTGAGCTGCAGGATGGGGAAGCAGCCAGTTCCTCCGGCCTGGAGAATGGGACCAGCGAGAGCCTGGCGGAGCCCAGCATCAGCCAGTCGGACTCTGAGAACAAGGACCCTTCCTCCAACACCGGCCTCGAGGAGGCAGACGTCGTCCCCAGGAGGCGAGGGCGGCCCTCCCGCCGCTTCCTGGGCAAGAAATACCGCAAGTACATGGGGCGCAG GTACTACTACAAGTCACCCAAGCCCCTGATGAGACCGTACCTGTGTCGGATCTGCGGCTCGCGTTTCCTCACGCATGATGATCTGCGTTTCCACGTCAACTCGCACGAGGCCAATGACCCGCAGCTCTTCAAGTGTCTTCAGTGCAGCTACCGCTCCCGGCGCTGGTCCTCCCTCAAG GAACACATGTTCAACCACGTGGGCAGCAAACCCTACAAGTGCGAGGAGTGCAGCTACACCAGCGTGTACAAGAAGGACGTCATCCGGCACTCCACGGTGCACAGCCGGGACAG gaaaaagagaGCTGATCCG cccccaaaGCTGAACTCCTTCCCGTGCCCCGTATGCAACCGTATCTACCCCATGCAGAAGAGGCTGACGCAGCACATGAAGACGCACAGCACAGAGAAGCCACACATGTGTGACAAG TGCGGGAAGTCCTTTAAGAAGCGCTACACCTTCAAGATGCACCTGCTGACGCACATCCAGGCCATTGCCAACCGCAG GTTCAAGTGTGAGTTCTGTGACTATGTCTGCGAGGACAAAAAGGTCCTGCTGAACCACCAGCTGTCGCACATGAACGACAAGCCCTACAAGTGCAGCTTCTGCAAGTACTCCACGTTCCGGGAGGACTTCCTGGTCTCGCACATGGCTGTCAAGCACACGG GAGGGAAGCCGTTCGCTTGCGAGTTCTGTCACTTCACCACCAAGCACAAGAAGAACCTGCGCCTGCACGTGCACTGCCGCCACGCCGACTCCTTCGAGGAGTGGGCGCAGAGGCACCCCGAGGAgccgccctgccgccgccgccccttcttCACCCTGCAGCAGATCGaggagctgaagcagcagcacagccaggtgCAGGCCCCAGCTGAGCCAGAGGCCAGTCCACCG GCACCTCTTGGCCCTGTCACCTACCACGCAGTCCAGGCCATCCCAGGAGCAGAGCCCCCCATCCTCTCGCAGGATTCCCTGGGAGGGGCCACCATCATTTACGAACAAG ATGTGGCTGGATCAGCAGAACTGGCCACACAGACTGCCCTGGATCTCCTGCTGAACATGAGCGCTCAGCGAGAGCTGGCCACGGGCTCGCTGCAG GTGGCAGTGGTGAAGCCAGGCGATTCGGGAGAGGCACCAGCCCCCTGTGAGCCGCAGGGACAGGAGGAGGGGACCGAGATGGACttgaaggagcagcagcaggagttgGTGACACTGCACATGACAGAGCCTGGGGAGACGCTGGTGCAGGAGGCTTACGAGGAGGCAACACTGGGTGGCTCAGAGCTGCAGCAGATCACAATCCCCTTTGGCGGAACGGCAGAGTACAGCATCATCACACCCATCAGCGAGGAGATTCAGGCTCCAGGCACGCTGTACAG cagcgaggaggagagcCCTGCGGAGACCTCCCATGCGGTTGTGGTGAGTGAGGCTGTGATGACAGAGGAAGCCCTGAAAGAGCAGAACAATCACTATATCATGTCGTCCAGCATCTCGGGGAGCCAGTTCCATCACATTGAG CCCCTCAGCGGGGACACTGCCTTTCCCTCTCCTGCGGAAGGCCAGGAGGCACAGCCCCCCGGCGTCAAGTGGCCCCCAGTGCAGTGTGTCACCAGGCAGCTCCAGAAGGACTCGTCTTTATCCCCAGCCTCCGAGGGGCAAGAAATCTCATCCCCAAAGGTCAAGTGGCCTGCACTTCAAGGCATGGCCAAGAAGCTCTCGTGCAAGGTTTCCACAGCCAAGAAGCTCTCGTGCAAGATTTCCACAGCCAAAAAGTTTTCATGCAAGATTTGCACAGCCATGTTCACAGGGAGAGCAGAAATGGAGAGTCACAAGAGAGCCCACATTGGGCCCAGCACTTTCAAGTGTCCCGACTGTCCGTTCACTGCAGCCCTCTGGCCGGAGGTTCGG AGCCACATGGTCCAGCATGCCAGCCTTCGGCCGCACAAGTGCACCCACTGCAGCTTCGCCTCCAAGAACAAGAAGGACCTGCGCAGGCACATGCTGACGCACACCAACGAGAAGCCCTTCGTCTGCCAGATCTGTGGGCAGAG GTTCAACCGTAACGGGCACCTCAAGTTCCACATGCAGCGTTTGCACAGCTCGGAGGCGAAGAGGCTGGGGGCACCGGCAGCTGCCGCCCAGACCATCATCCTGAACAGCGACGAGGACACGCTGGCCACCCTGCAGA CGGCCCTGCAGTCCGGCCAGGCGGTGCTGGCTCCGGAGCggctgcagcaggcgctgggGCAGGAACACATCATCGTCGCGCAGGAGCAGGGCATCGCGAGCCAG GAGGAGGCTGCGTACATCCAGGAGATCACGACTGCCGACGGACAGACAGTGCAGCACTTGGTGACCTCTGACAACCAG GTTCAGTACATTATTGCCCAGGATGGTGTACAGCACTTGCTTCCCCACGAGTACGTTGTTGTCCCGGAGGGACATCACATCCAG GTGCAGGATGGTCAGATCACCCACATCCAGTACGAGCAGGGCAGCCAGTTCCTCCAGGAGCCGCAG ATCCAGTACATGCCTGTCTCGCCCGAGCAGCAGCTCGTCACCCAGGCGCAGCTGGAAGCGGCTGCACACTCGGCAGTCTCAG cagtgGCTGATGCGGCGATGGCGCAGGCGCAGGGCGTGTTCACCGCCGAGGCGACGGCTGAGCAgatccagcagctgcagcaggggaTCCGCTACGACGTCATCACGCTGGCGGACTAG